A window of the Mus pahari chromosome 1, PAHARI_EIJ_v1.1, whole genome shotgun sequence genome harbors these coding sequences:
- the Ccp110 gene encoding centriolar coiled-coil protein of 110 kDa isoform X2 — MEEYEEFCKKALARAQGASLSTDSFLPAQAESVSLIRFHGVAVLSPLLTIEKRKKIQEEKQKALDVQSRKQANRKKALLTRVQEILENVQVRKAPNASDFDQWATETIYSNPEVTDLNVPVTVLNSLPSPTEHCTSVKLEKITGLLPVNNEDQQNPKRVGLPGDSEVSGSLKQCESPESRQAEDGAALRLSSASPQETVISDGPLLGKEEQDPSCLAEITPDPYIMSLQNLMKRSKEYVERELSSRSLRSSLKRSVNETHSDRETDAAKASDCVKEKAPPVPIGRHCGSAIPDKPSLNKSNVLLQGASQASSMGTSVVASFSKTDLPAGTAPPTVPDAESDFKVTPTFVTENKVKSLKGPYAKLPSPEPSMSPTMHRRHSRSSSACQILINNPVNACELSPKGKEEAVDRTAPAAAETTNESETVPKSPIDLTGVCSSHVSATKITSESTREMVVGKPSQVHQVLGTQLGNNVTVEPSAMEGPFVPDDRGAQKVGSTCMAVPKLHELQPSNQCVSSQTLEDACELKSASMLAKNSCNLQMELNKSYDVKHPSPLLMQTQSSRQQMDTPPVFCGNEQRVDNSFEKVKRRLDLDVDSLQKENCPYIITAGVAEQELRDRLPERRYPKGSIHINKNKMLETSPKGQELLKSKLLAFEEMRKRLEEQHAQQLSLLIAEQEREQEQLQREIEEQEKMLKEKAVTTDVSDLNSALELEWRKRSNSALLETMLSQVDSIQTSNNSGFMTSALQYSFGSASEAPFYLWGSLTSGMATLSVTRPFGRAQAKWAQVFNPEIQAKFNKITAVAKGFLTRKLMQTDKLKQLRQTVKDTMEFIRSFQSEAPLKRGVVSAQDASLQERVLAQLRAALYGIHDIFFVMDAAERMSILHHDREARKEKLLRQMDKMKSPRVALSVATQKSLDRKKFMKVAEMGMPNKKFLLKQNPSETRVLQPNQGQNAPVHRLLSRQGTPKTSVKGVVQNRQKPSESRVPNRAPVSGAYAGKTQRKRPNVATI; from the exons ATGGAGGAATATGAGGAGTTCTGCAAGAAAGCGCTTGCCCGAGCTCAGGGAGCATCACTGTCCACAGACAGCTTCTTGCCCGCTCAGGCAGAAAGTGTCTCACTCATCCGTTTCCATGGGGTGGCTGTACTTTCTCCACTG CTTACcattgagaagagaaagaaaattcaagaggaaaagcagaaagcacTTGATGTGCAATCAAGAAAGCAGGCCAACAGGAAGAAAGCCTTACTGACTCGTGTCCAGGAGATTCTTGAAAATGTTCAG GTTAGAAAAGCACCAAATGCCAGTGATTTTGATCAGTGGGCAACAGAAACCATTTACTCTAATCCAGAAGTCACAGACTTGAATGTTCCTGTTACAGTTCTAAACAGCTTGCCGAGCCCCACTGAACACTGTACTTCAGTAAAGCTTGAAAAGATAACTGGACTTTTGCCTGTGAATAATGAGGACCAACAAAACCCTAAGAGGGTGGGACTGCCTGGAGACTCAGAGGTGTCTGGTTCTCTGAAGCAGTGTGAGAGTccagaaagcaggcaggcagaagatGGAGCTGCTCTAAGGCTTTCTTCAGCAAGTCCGCAGGAGACGGTCATTTCTGATGGTCCCCTTTTAGGAAAGGAGGAACAGGACCCATCATGTTTGGCTGAAATCACTCCAGATCCCTACATAATGAGCCTTCAGAATCTAATGAAGAGGTCAAAGGAATATGTGGAAAGAGAACTGTCTAGCCGGAGTCTGAGAAGTAGTTTAAAGAGAAGTGTTAATGAAACACATTCAGACAGAGAAACCGATGCTGCTAAGGCTAGCGACTGTGTAAAGGAGAAGGCCCCACCCGTGCCCATAGGCAGGCACTGTGGCTCTGCCATCCCTGACAAACCAAGCCTTAATAAGTCAAATGTTCTCCTCCAAGGTGCTTCGCAAGCAAGCAGCATGGGCACGTCAGTTGTAGCTAGCTTTTCTAAAACAGACCTACCTGCAGGAACTGCTCCTCCCACTGTTCCAGATGCCGAATCAGATTTTAAAGTTACTCCTACCTTTGTTactgaaaataaagttaaaagtcTTAAAGGTCCATATGCCAAATTACCTAGTCCAGAGCCAAGTATGAGTCCTACAATGCATCGAAGGCATTCTCGGTCATCATCAGCATGTCAGATCCTTATAAACAACCCAGTAAATGCCTGTGAGCTGAGcccaaagggaaaagaagaggcagTGGATAGAACCGCTCCAGCTGCTGCTGAAACAACAAATGAATCTGAAACTGTGCCAAAGTCACCGATTGATTTGACAGGGGTTTGTTCAAGTCATGTTTCTGCTACCAAAATCACGTCTGAGAGCACAAGAGAGATGGTTGTGGGTAAGCCAAGTCAGGTGCATCAGGTTTTAGGAACTCAGTTAGGCAATAACGTCACTGTTGAGCCGTCTGCTATGGAAGGTCCCTTCGTACCTGATGACAGGGGAGCCCAGAAAGTGGGCAGTACTTGTATGGCTGTGCCCAAGTTGCATGAACTGCAACCCAGCAATCAGTGTGTGTCAAGTCAAACCTTGGAAGATGCGTGTGAACTCAAGTCAGCCAGTATGCTAGCAAAAAACTCCTGCAACTTACAAATGGAACTGAATAAATCTTACGATGTGAAACACCCATCTCCCTTACTTATGCAAACCCAGAGTTCCAGACAGCAGATGGACACACCGCCAGTGTTCTGTGGAAACGAGCAGCGTGTAGATAACAGTTTTGAGAAAGTTAAGCGGAGACTTGATTTAGATGTTGAtagtttacaaaaagaaaattgtcCTTATATTATAACAGCTGGAGTAGCTGAGCAGGAGCTCCGGGACCGTCTGCCGGAAAGAAGATACCCTAAGGGATCCATCCACATTAACAAGAATAAGATGCTAGAAACTAGCCCCAAAG GCCAGGAACTACTGAAAAGCAAGCTGTTAGCTTTTGAAGAAATGCGAAAGAGACTAGAGGAGCAGCATGCCCAGCAGCTATCACTCCTCATAGCTGAgcaggagagggagcaggagcaACTGCAAAGG GAAATAGAAGAGCAGGAGAAGATGCTGAAGGAGAAGGCAGTTACGACGGACGTCTCTGACTTGAACAGTGCACTGGAGCTAGAgtggagaaaaagaagcaatTCTGCTTTGCTAGAAACCATGCTGTCCCAAGTGGACTCAATCCAGACTTCAAACAACTCTG GCTTCATGACTTCTGCCCTACAATACAGCTTTGGCTCTGCAAGTGAAGCACCGTTCTACCTCTGGGGATCACTGACCAGTGGCATGGCCACACTCTCAGTGACAAGGCCTTTTGGACGGGCCCAAGCTAAATGGGCTCAG gtttttaatccagaaatacaagcaaaatttaataaaataactgCTGTGGCAAAAGGGTTTCTTACTCGTAAACTTATGCAAACAGACAAACTGAAGCAGCTTCGACAAACTGTAAAA GACACCATGGAGTTCATACGAAGTTTTCAGTCAGAAGCCCCTCTGAAGAGAGGTGTCGTCTCAGCCCAAGATGCTTCCCTTCAGGAACGAGTGTTAGCTCAG TTGCGAGCTGCCCTGTATGGTATTCATGACATCTTCTTCGTCATGGATGCAGCTGAGAGAATGTCAATCCTCCATCATGATCGAGAAGCCCGCAAAGAGAAACTGCTCCGGCAAATG GATAAGATGAAAAGTCCACGAGTGGCACTTTCAGTGGCAACACAGAAGTCCCTCGACAGGAAGAAGTTCATGAA AGTTGCTGAAATGGGAATGCCAAATAAGAAGTTCCTGCTTAAGCAAAACCCTTCAGAAACAag AGTCCTTCAGCCAAACCAAGGACAGAATGCACCTGTTCATAGGCTACTTAGTAGACAAGG AACCCCTAAGACATCAGTGAAGGGGGTTGTGCAAAATAGACAGAAGCCTTCAGAGAGCAGAGTGCCTAACAGAGCGCCTGTGTCAG gAGCATATGCAGGAAAAACCCAAAGAAAGCGGCCAAATGTTGCGACAATTTAA
- the Ccp110 gene encoding centriolar coiled-coil protein of 110 kDa isoform X5, translating to MEEYEEFCKKALARAQGASLSTDSFLPAQAESVSLIRFHGVAVLSPLVRKAPNASDFDQWATETIYSNPEVTDLNVPVTVLNSLPSPTEHCTSVKLEKITGLLPVNNEDQQNPKRVGLPGDSEVSGSLKQCESPESRQAEDGAALRLSSASPQETVISDGPLLGKEEQDPSCLAEITPDPYIMSLQNLMKRSKEYVERELSSRSLRSSLKRSVNETHSDRETDAAKASDCVKEKAPPVPIGRHCGSAIPDKPSLNKSNVLLQGASQASSMGTSVVASFSKTDLPAGTAPPTVPDAESDFKVTPTFVTENKVKSLKGPYAKLPSPEPSMSPTMHRRHSRSSSACQILINNPVNACELSPKGKEEAVDRTAPAAAETTNESETVPKSPIDLTGVCSSHVSATKITSESTREMVVGKPSQVHQVLGTQLGNNVTVEPSAMEGPFVPDDRGAQKVGSTCMAVPKLHELQPSNQCVSSQTLEDACELKSASMLAKNSCNLQMELNKSYDVKHPSPLLMQTQSSRQQMDTPPVFCGNEQRVDNSFEKVKRRLDLDVDSLQKENCPYIITAGVAEQELRDRLPERRYPKGSIHINKNKMLETSPKEGQELLKSKLLAFEEMRKRLEEQHAQQLSLLIAEQEREQEQLQREIEEQEKMLKEKAVTTDVSDLNSALELEWRKRSNSALLETMLSQVDSIQTSNNSGFMTSALQYSFGSASEAPFYLWGSLTSGMATLSVTRPFGRAQAKWAQVFNPEIQAKFNKITAVAKGFLTRKLMQTDKLKQLRQTVKDTMEFIRSFQSEAPLKRGVVSAQDASLQERVLAQLRAALYGIHDIFFVMDAAERMSILHHDREARKEKLLRQMDKMKSPRVALSVATQKSLDRKKFMKVAEMGMPNKKFLLKQNPSETRVLQPNQGQNAPVHRLLSRQGTPKTSVKGVVQNRQKPSESRVPNRAPVSGAYAGKTQRKRPNVATI from the exons ATGGAGGAATATGAGGAGTTCTGCAAGAAAGCGCTTGCCCGAGCTCAGGGAGCATCACTGTCCACAGACAGCTTCTTGCCCGCTCAGGCAGAAAGTGTCTCACTCATCCGTTTCCATGGGGTGGCTGTACTTTCTCCACTG GTTAGAAAAGCACCAAATGCCAGTGATTTTGATCAGTGGGCAACAGAAACCATTTACTCTAATCCAGAAGTCACAGACTTGAATGTTCCTGTTACAGTTCTAAACAGCTTGCCGAGCCCCACTGAACACTGTACTTCAGTAAAGCTTGAAAAGATAACTGGACTTTTGCCTGTGAATAATGAGGACCAACAAAACCCTAAGAGGGTGGGACTGCCTGGAGACTCAGAGGTGTCTGGTTCTCTGAAGCAGTGTGAGAGTccagaaagcaggcaggcagaagatGGAGCTGCTCTAAGGCTTTCTTCAGCAAGTCCGCAGGAGACGGTCATTTCTGATGGTCCCCTTTTAGGAAAGGAGGAACAGGACCCATCATGTTTGGCTGAAATCACTCCAGATCCCTACATAATGAGCCTTCAGAATCTAATGAAGAGGTCAAAGGAATATGTGGAAAGAGAACTGTCTAGCCGGAGTCTGAGAAGTAGTTTAAAGAGAAGTGTTAATGAAACACATTCAGACAGAGAAACCGATGCTGCTAAGGCTAGCGACTGTGTAAAGGAGAAGGCCCCACCCGTGCCCATAGGCAGGCACTGTGGCTCTGCCATCCCTGACAAACCAAGCCTTAATAAGTCAAATGTTCTCCTCCAAGGTGCTTCGCAAGCAAGCAGCATGGGCACGTCAGTTGTAGCTAGCTTTTCTAAAACAGACCTACCTGCAGGAACTGCTCCTCCCACTGTTCCAGATGCCGAATCAGATTTTAAAGTTACTCCTACCTTTGTTactgaaaataaagttaaaagtcTTAAAGGTCCATATGCCAAATTACCTAGTCCAGAGCCAAGTATGAGTCCTACAATGCATCGAAGGCATTCTCGGTCATCATCAGCATGTCAGATCCTTATAAACAACCCAGTAAATGCCTGTGAGCTGAGcccaaagggaaaagaagaggcagTGGATAGAACCGCTCCAGCTGCTGCTGAAACAACAAATGAATCTGAAACTGTGCCAAAGTCACCGATTGATTTGACAGGGGTTTGTTCAAGTCATGTTTCTGCTACCAAAATCACGTCTGAGAGCACAAGAGAGATGGTTGTGGGTAAGCCAAGTCAGGTGCATCAGGTTTTAGGAACTCAGTTAGGCAATAACGTCACTGTTGAGCCGTCTGCTATGGAAGGTCCCTTCGTACCTGATGACAGGGGAGCCCAGAAAGTGGGCAGTACTTGTATGGCTGTGCCCAAGTTGCATGAACTGCAACCCAGCAATCAGTGTGTGTCAAGTCAAACCTTGGAAGATGCGTGTGAACTCAAGTCAGCCAGTATGCTAGCAAAAAACTCCTGCAACTTACAAATGGAACTGAATAAATCTTACGATGTGAAACACCCATCTCCCTTACTTATGCAAACCCAGAGTTCCAGACAGCAGATGGACACACCGCCAGTGTTCTGTGGAAACGAGCAGCGTGTAGATAACAGTTTTGAGAAAGTTAAGCGGAGACTTGATTTAGATGTTGAtagtttacaaaaagaaaattgtcCTTATATTATAACAGCTGGAGTAGCTGAGCAGGAGCTCCGGGACCGTCTGCCGGAAAGAAGATACCCTAAGGGATCCATCCACATTAACAAGAATAAGATGCTAGAAACTAGCCCCAAAG AAGGCCAGGAACTACTGAAAAGCAAGCTGTTAGCTTTTGAAGAAATGCGAAAGAGACTAGAGGAGCAGCATGCCCAGCAGCTATCACTCCTCATAGCTGAgcaggagagggagcaggagcaACTGCAAAGG GAAATAGAAGAGCAGGAGAAGATGCTGAAGGAGAAGGCAGTTACGACGGACGTCTCTGACTTGAACAGTGCACTGGAGCTAGAgtggagaaaaagaagcaatTCTGCTTTGCTAGAAACCATGCTGTCCCAAGTGGACTCAATCCAGACTTCAAACAACTCTG GCTTCATGACTTCTGCCCTACAATACAGCTTTGGCTCTGCAAGTGAAGCACCGTTCTACCTCTGGGGATCACTGACCAGTGGCATGGCCACACTCTCAGTGACAAGGCCTTTTGGACGGGCCCAAGCTAAATGGGCTCAG gtttttaatccagaaatacaagcaaaatttaataaaataactgCTGTGGCAAAAGGGTTTCTTACTCGTAAACTTATGCAAACAGACAAACTGAAGCAGCTTCGACAAACTGTAAAA GACACCATGGAGTTCATACGAAGTTTTCAGTCAGAAGCCCCTCTGAAGAGAGGTGTCGTCTCAGCCCAAGATGCTTCCCTTCAGGAACGAGTGTTAGCTCAG TTGCGAGCTGCCCTGTATGGTATTCATGACATCTTCTTCGTCATGGATGCAGCTGAGAGAATGTCAATCCTCCATCATGATCGAGAAGCCCGCAAAGAGAAACTGCTCCGGCAAATG GATAAGATGAAAAGTCCACGAGTGGCACTTTCAGTGGCAACACAGAAGTCCCTCGACAGGAAGAAGTTCATGAA AGTTGCTGAAATGGGAATGCCAAATAAGAAGTTCCTGCTTAAGCAAAACCCTTCAGAAACAag AGTCCTTCAGCCAAACCAAGGACAGAATGCACCTGTTCATAGGCTACTTAGTAGACAAGG AACCCCTAAGACATCAGTGAAGGGGGTTGTGCAAAATAGACAGAAGCCTTCAGAGAGCAGAGTGCCTAACAGAGCGCCTGTGTCAG gAGCATATGCAGGAAAAACCCAAAGAAAGCGGCCAAATGTTGCGACAATTTAA